In Necator americanus strain Aroian chromosome IV, whole genome shotgun sequence, the following proteins share a genomic window:
- a CDS encoding hypothetical protein (NECATOR_CHRIV.G13435.T1), protein MSDAVVAPPTPTAPATATSTKKVKPSKPKGEKKAKVAPSHPVYGAMIKAAIKELKDRKGASKQAIFKFIIQKYKVGDNEKQINARLRLALKKGVEKGLLKQASGTGAAGRFRLAESSEIPAKPKVAKIPKAATDEAKPKKPTATKPKAPKATKEKSAKSPKKATKPKAKTAKSPKKAATPKKAAPKPKAAKKTAPKKAAPAKS, encoded by the exons ATGTCTGACGCTGTCGTTGCTCCTCCAACTCCTACTGCTCCAGCTACTGCCACATCCACGAAGAAGGTCAAG CCAAGCAAACCAAAAGGTGAAAAGAAGGCGAAGGTTGCTCCGAGTCATCCGGTTTATGGGGCCATGATTAAGGCCGCCATAAAGGAGCTGAAGGATCGCAAAGGAGCGTCGAAGCAAGCGATCTTCAAATTCATCATCCAGAAGTACAAGGTCGGAGACAATGAGAAGCAG ATTAATGCTCGACTTCGTCTCGCTCTTAAAAAAGGCGTTGAGAAAGGTCTGTTGAAGCAAGCATCGGGAACTGGAGCTGCAGGACGATTCCGCCTCGCTGAAAGCTCGGAGATCCCTGCTAAGCCAAAGGTTGCCAAGATCCCGAAAGCTGCCACTGATGAGGCCAAGCCTAAGAAACCCACAGCTACAAAGCCCAAg GCACCCAAAGCAACGAAGGAAAAGTCTGCCAAGTCTCCTAAGAAGGCTACTAAACCCAAGGCTAAGACCGCTAAGTCGCCAAAGAAGGCCGCTACTCCGAAAAAAGCCGCACCTAAGCCGAAGGCAGCAAAGAAGACGGCACCTAAAAAAGCTGCTCCTGCAAAATCTTAA